The Schistocerca nitens isolate TAMUIC-IGC-003100 chromosome 8, iqSchNite1.1, whole genome shotgun sequence genome includes the window ctgcgagtccgaccagccacacaggGTCTCTAACAGAGGGCATAgtgcgctgtcagagttattaatgcagtctatcgcgctgccaacatacaaacatataaacagcctacttacatactgtaTAACAGCAGGGACCAGTTttactgttttttttgttgttgttgttgctgtacaTAGTGAGTTTGCGTTCTTTAAGCTTTGTATTGAACACTTATATTTTATCCTTATTCGTTTAGCTAGGCAAGGTACTATTTCAGGTGCTACGATGTTTCCGAGTATCGTCTTTTACTGAGCTGGAAAGTCATTTCAGTAAATTTTACTATAGCTAATAAACTTTGTGGAGTAATAAACTTTACAATTAAATAGTTAGCATAAGTTTTGAAGCACTCCATAAGAGGATAACTGAAGATTCACCGAAATTCAACTCCCAAGAATAGATTTAATTACTCAGATTACAGATTCTTCTTATTGAAATCTCAGTACAGAATTCCAGTCACCTGCAATAACTGTGATGATTTATAATGGTTACTGGTGAGTAACTTCGAAGGACCAGCATAaggattaatttctgtgtgaatatggAAATAACAGTGTTTATAATTTCACGTGTGCGTAGTGAATAGTGTTTCTCGTACTGGGTTGTGACTAAACTGTTTAGCATTGTTCTGGGTCTCGGTGCCAAAGGTAATTGTTCAGGCAGATTTAAGTTTCATTTTACAATTATTGCCTTAATGTAGTTCATTTGCCAGCTCTGTAACACCAGTGTGCTGTTGTAAGCAACTGGCTATCACTATTCAGAAAGTGATCCGATACCCTATTCATAAAGCAAAGCCTCGCTAAAAATTAAAATGCATTCAGAATAACATAATCGGTGTATTGTTAATTTATTATCAGCCAGCAGTGCTACACAACGGATACGGCACCCTTGGTCTCTGATCAACACTCGCCCTCGAGGACAAGATACTGGCTTCTgttaattaagaagtcttcgagccactcagcccatatgctcgtatcttctttATTAGTCGGAAGCGTGGCacaatgtcaaatgctttacggaaatctaggaatatggaatcttatattagaatatacagcctacagttgcaggttaactttatcatttacctaggtttcaacgttattgataacgtcttcttcagaatcaGCAAAATAGGGCGCCTGTTGAAAAAAACTGGTTTTAAAATTTCGTTCTcgacgagtaatagtttaaagcgAAATTTGGTCCATACCCTTGAGAAAGACTGTGATAAGTCAGCGAAATCAGGGgtatataagattatgtgtgatgattgcccatgttattaAATAGGTCCaacaggcagagctatagcagtaaggtttaaagaacatcttccaataaagggcctaggaacacgggggtcagcctttgcggaacatctggtgcaaatggccCATACACCTAAACCTCTACGTGACAcagagctactacatcatgaagttaagggatatagactcgacacgcttgaggaactacaaatttatgcacacataattacagatagaggcaatttactgaacggtcaactgtatctaaaaataggtcatacttcgaaggcttccagcctatattaggtttacaataattcataatgcatgtgaccattttttttttctttattgaatttcaattcctcccgaagggggcgggctggcagcaacttagtatgccgctcttcagcctacagccattgttaaaaatatgaagagaataaataataaaaacaggcgataaaatcggagacttgagtaacatggagaaaaaaaaatcgtcgaacttaaaacaaagaacagagggatgataaaATACATACGGAGACAGGTAAAACAAcatgtgaccattacagtttcCGCAATAATAGAACCATTCCcacagatgttcatacgagatttgttggtcagtttataaggctctgtagtagaatgtaagacgtagtcatgctggatactctAATTAACTTACAACAGTAAAATATAGAATTGATTTATAGCAAAACTGTTATCCGACGCGTACCtaataagagtttgattctatacgGCTCGCGCATGTGCGCGGCCCTCTGTGAGGTAGAtcgcgaagccctcgcggtccgcagtctctagtcacacgacgaggcccatacaacgggcttaaagtgaatttgctacactttgtttaatagaagtgacataatcttatggttatgcatcaagttttataaagttgacttaggacatggcctgttttaggcacacatttcaataatattttatgtaagtactgcactgtgcatcctgtaggatgaccatatctaatataatttactagcacattatagtattaactttttgcaggttctgaagaagacgttattactaacgttgaaacctaggtaaacaataaagttaacctgcaactgtaggctgtatattcttatataaacaatatcagttgctgtcgctgcataaaaatgttaaaaatatggaatctacctgttgcccttcatcgatACTTCGCACTGGATCATGTGATAAAGgggaaagctgagtttcacacgagatgTAAATAGATTAGTCACTAAGAGAAAGCCAAAAAGACTTTCAGGATTGCGCCGAATATCAAAGTTGCTCATTTGCACATGTGTCTCGAGAGTGATGATCCACAGAGGCTGTCGTGGGCTCGTTGCGGGCGGACGGTCGCTTTGGGCAAAGCGCTGCCGGCCGCCACTCCAGCGCGAAGAGAGGCGGGCCTGAATCTTATCTGGGCACTCGGGGCGATCAggcgcggcggcggcagcagcgggggcggcagcggcggcagcgggggCGGAGCGCAGATTGCGTCGGTAACGAGGCGGCTGTCGCCCGCTGCGCCTCCAATTTCCGCGCCTTCCAGCGGCCCTGCCCCTTACCCCGGCGTCCCTCCGCCGccaccgacgccgccgccgccactggccTACAATCAAATTTGTAGCCCCCGTCCCGGGGCCCACCTTGCTGCAGACACCGTCCGCCTTCCCGCCTCGAGCACGCCCCGCGCCGCGACGACTCTTTTTCCGGACGAGCTGCCTGTGGACACACTTACACTCGCACACGGCACGCCCACGCGCACCGCCCGCGCTCCAGGCGACATCTCGTGACCAAATACGTCGCGCAGGACGGACGCGAATGTCGGAACGCTCTCTCTGGCACAGTTATTAAATTTCGCTGGTACACTGCTCGAGCAAGAAGTGGAGGATATCAGAAACGATATTACATGGAGAGTGGAAGTGGACTACTTGAAACTAAAGGAACATGGATTGCATCCATGGTCGAGATGGATATCACTGTGCGATCTACGGCGCTGGATATCATCAGGGAGACAGCCGCTTCTGATCCTTTTAATAATAAAGGTTATGACACTCAAATACACAAGTTCTGGACTGGTTTAGACATAAGAGGTATTCTCAATAGTCTTGGTGTAAGACAGAGACGAAATATGTGTGGAACCGTTATTCAGCTGAGGCTCCCACTAGTAGATTCTACCGATAGGATCCTCATTCAAATAGATATTTAACATGAacactactgaaacttcctggcagattaaaactgtgtgccggactgaaactcgaacgcgggacctttgcctttggcgggcaagtgctctaccaactgagctacccaagcacgactcacggcccgtcctcacagctttacttctcccagtacctcgtctcctaccttccaaactttacagaaactcccattctggaaacatcccccaggctgtggctaagccatgtctccgcaatatcctttctttcaggagtgctggttctgcaagtttcgcaggagaggttctttaaagtttggaaggtaggagacgaggtactggcagaagtaaagctgtgaggacagggcgtgagtcgtgcttgggtagctcagtagagcacttgcccgcgaaaggcaaaggtcccgagttcgagtctcggtccggcacacagttttaatctgccaggaaatttcatatcagcgcacactctgctgcagagtgaaaatctcattcatgaacaCTACTGTTCTAAGTATGGCATTGGCTGATATTTCGAATAGTGCAGTACCTAAAGAAAAAGGTACATCAAGAATGATCACGGACATGGGAGATCTCACAACATTATGCTGTAATACAGCCGAGCATCCCGCAAAAATCCTGGCTCTCCCAAATAAAGCTATCTAGACGTCGTACAACTTCTATAACTCGCATTCGGCTGGGCCACAGCTGTTATCTTTCACATCTTTATAGGATAGGAATTCAGCCATCTCTATACTGCGAAGCCCATCCAACTAAGATTGCATACCTCAGCGAAGCTACCACAGACAACACTGCAAGCTTCTTAAGGCCTTGATCAGAGCAGGAATTCCCCAACTTACATCTGTGACGGACCAGTTTCGACAGCTGTCCAGAACGAACTATGTTAGCACTGCCCTGTTTCTGCAAGAAGCGGATACCCCGTTGTAAGTCAGATATAAAGGAAACTGCGTGTGAAATTGTGATATGTGTACCGTGTTGAATGTGTGAACATACATAGTGTATCATGAAGTTCCCCTCGAATTACTGTAATTTCTGATGTCTATGCTTTATGTATGGTACTGAATGCTAAATCAGTAGCTACTCATTTCTCTGGCTAAATAGTTAATACCGGagctcaataaataaaaaaaacagtacgtACAGTATTATCTGGTTAGGCCATTTACAGTTTACGTAACAGTGTTTTATCCAGCATAACAATAAATTTGATGTCATTGTACACACGTTGAGAATAATAATCAATAAAACTGCTCAATTTATTATCTATTTCTAACGGATGGTAAACATTCAACTCAACGAATAATGAGCGCTAAATCTGTCCTAAAAAAAGTTTAAAAGAGTCAGCATCATATTAGACATATCAGCTTCTGTTAGTAAACATATGACCATCAGGAGAACTACATTCCCCAGAAAACCTTGGACCTTGAATTGATATCCAAGTTTGAAGCCACTTTGATATTAGAGACAGTTTCACTATTTTCATGACAGTCTTTTTCAAGCAGAGGCGTACACTTTATCCTACCCACTGGCACGCTTGACAATGTGTTGTCCATACTAACATCAACAGTAGTAGCAGTACTGCCTGAAACTGTCGAAATAGTAGCCACATCCTCTGCATCAGTGCCTCTTCCAGATTCTGAATCCTGTGTGTTCATCTGTAATCTCTTCCGAGCAGTTTGTTCCACGAGCAGCAAGAGCCTCATTTGCCATGGAACTATGCGACCTCCACGAAGTCATTCACACAAATATTCATAAGTGTCAGTACGATCCCAACCAAACTATAAATACCAGCTAAAAATGAGTAAATAATGCCACTATTATGCTCAAGTGTGTGCACAAGCTGTTTTTGTCATTTTACATTTTCCAGCAATCATCGTGCATGTGTACTGccaatgaaaataatttatattatctcAGCAGTTAACTTTTCGAGATAATTTGTGAAACAATATTATCTCTAACGTTCATTCTTCATTAGAAAAAACAACTCACAGcgtaatcaccgagcgaggtggcgcagtggttagcacactggactcgcattcggaaggacgacggttcaatcccgcgtccggccatcctgatttaggttttccgtgatttccctaaatcgctccaggcaaatgccgggatggtttctttgaaagggcacggccgacttcc containing:
- the LOC126199462 gene encoding homeobox protein engrailed-1-like, with the translated sequence MCLESDDPQRLSWARCGRTVALGKALPAATPARREAGLNLIWALGAIRRGGGSSGGGSGGSGGGAQIASVTRRLSPAAPPISAPSSGPAPYPGVPPPPPTPPPPLAYNQICSPRPGAHLAADTVRLPASSTPRAATTLFPDELPVDTLTLAHGTPTRTARAPGDIS